Proteins encoded in a region of the Triticum dicoccoides isolate Atlit2015 ecotype Zavitan chromosome 3A, WEW_v2.0, whole genome shotgun sequence genome:
- the LOC119268549 gene encoding F-box/kelch-repeat protein At3g61590-like, whose protein sequence is MEDDSSWEALPIERIRIPAFNFRVISEASNGENELPVSLDAAVPDDILEKIFTFLPIASMIRSTAVCKRWHDIIYSSRYLWTHMLPQRPWYFMFTCNETASGYAYDPILHKWYDLELQGIDKSSCFVSSSCGLVCFMDNDNRNIISVSNPITKDWKRLLEPPGAKFPDYSTVALKVDQVTHNYTVTLAKSKQVPEDYVQWEFSLYKYDSRSSSWVTAVKEVFIGWRGGDDSVICGGVLYCLIQSTGVLGNVEPRHRLIMYDLVAGPSETSLTQSSIPVPCSLTCGRLLNLRGKLVMVGGIAKPNRPDIIKGIGIWELDKTQWQEVSRMPHKFFQGFGELDDVFCSGGADDLVYIQSYGATALLGFDMKQRQWKWSAKCPVSKKFPLQLFTGFCFEPRLDIAT, encoded by the coding sequence ATGGAAGATGATTCGTCATGGGAAGCTCTTCCAATTGAGCGCATCAGAATTCCTGCATTCAACTTTCGAGTTATTTCAGAGGCTAGCAATGGAGAAAATGAATTGCCAGTTTCATTGGATGCCGCAGTTCCTGATGACATTCTTGAGAAAATTTTCACCTTCTTGCCAATAGCAAGCATGATAAGGTCAACAGCGGTATGCAAGAGATGGCATGATATTATCTACTCAAGCCGGTATCTTTGGACCCACATGTTGCCTCAGAGGCCCTGGTACTTCATGTTCACCTGTAACGAGACTGCTTCTGGATATGCTTATGACCCCATCCTCCATAAATGGTATGATTTAGAGCTTCAAGGCATTGACAAGAGCAGCTGTTTCGTCTCTTCTTCTTGTGGGCTAGTTTGCTTCATGGATAATGACAACAGAAACATCATTTCTGTATCTAACCCTATTACAAAAGATTGGAAGAGGCTGTTGGAGCCCCCAGGTGCAAAGTTTCCAGATTACAGCACTGTTGCCTTAAAGGTAGATCAGGTGACTCACAATTACACTGTTACATTGGCAAAATCGAAGCAGGTACCTGAGGATTATGTCCAATGGGAATTCTCTTTATACAAGTACGACTCACGGAGTAGTTCATGGGTAACTGCAGTGAAGGAGGTGTTCATTGGTTGGAGAGGGGGTGACGATAGTGTGATATGTGGTGGAGTCTTGTACTGCTTGATCCAGTCCACAGGTGTTCTTGGCAATGTTGAGCCCCGTCACAGGCTCATCATGTATGACCTTGTTGCGGGACCTTCTGAAACTTCACTAACGCAATCCTCAATCCCTGTACCTTGCTCTCTCACCTGCGGGCGTCTACTAAACCTGAGAGGGAAGCTGGTAATGGTCGGCGGGATAGCAAAGCCCAATAGACCTGATATCATCAAGGGAATCGGTATATGGGAGCTTGACAAGACACAGTGGCAAGAGGTGAGTCGGATGCCTCACAAATTCTTCCAAGGATTTGGTGAGTTGGATGATGTTTTTTGTAGCGGCGGTGCCGACGACCTTGTGTACATCCAAAGCTATGGTGCAACTGCTTTGCTTGGATTTGACATGAAGCAGAGGCAATGGAAGTGGTCGGCAAAATGCCCTGTGAGCAAAAAGTTTCCTCTCCAGCTGTTCACTGGCTTTTGCTTTGAGCCTCGGCTGGACATTGCCACTTAA